One Brassica napus cultivar Da-Ae chromosome C2, Da-Ae, whole genome shotgun sequence DNA window includes the following coding sequences:
- the LOC106398448 gene encoding VQ motif-containing protein 11, with protein sequence MSHKNHHSQRPSYATDPNTMFVQADPSNFRNIVQELTGAPPELSPVSTAQHKLPLTPKKQAFKLHERRQSSKRMELKINNDSLGQFNRGFLVSPVSHLDPFWTRVSPQSARENHHAMPEKEEQKAIAGKGFYFLPSPRSGDEPAPELLPLFPQRNGNDYCHSSY encoded by the coding sequence ATGAGCCACAAGAATCACCACTCCCAGCGGCCAAGCTATGCTACCGACCCAAACACCATGTTTGTTCAAGCAGACCCCTCCAATTTTCGAAACATCGTCCAAGAACTCACGGGAGCACCACCGGAACTCTCCCCCGTCTCCACCGCACAGCATAAGCTTCCTTTAACTCCAAAGaaacaagcattcaagctccaCGAACGCCGTCAGTCATCCAAGAGGATGGAGCTGAAGATCAACAATGATTCTTTGGGCCAGTTCAACCGCGGGTTCCTCGTCTCACCGGTCTCTCACCTCGACCCATTCTGGACGCGCGTGAGCCCACAGTCAGCACGTGAGAATCACCACGCCATGCCGGAAAAGGAAGAGCAAAAAGCCATAGCCGGGAAAGGGTTTTACTTCCTTCCGAGTCCGAGAAGCGGGGACGAGCCAGCACCGGAGCTTTTGCCTTTGTTTCCTCAACGGAATGGAAACGATTATTGCCACTCATCTTATTAA
- the LOC125581656 gene encoding N-terminal acetyltransferase A complex auxiliary subunit NAA15-like, which yields MGASLPPKEANLFKLIVKSYETKQYKKGLKAADAILKKFPSHGETLSMKGLTLNCMDRKTEAYELVRLGVKNDIKSHVCWHVYGLLYRSDREYREAIKCYRNALRIDPDNLEILRDLSLLQAQMRDLSGFVETRQQLLTLKPNHRMNWIGFAVSQHLNANASKAVEILEAFEGTLEDDYPPENELCEHTEMIMYKVSLLEESGAFGKALEELHKKEPKIVDKLSYKEQEAYLLWKLGRPAEASKLYRVLLSMNPDNYRYYEGLQKCLGLYSESGQYSSDRIEKLNALYQSLSEQYTRSSAVKRIPLDFLQDERFKEAVAKYIKPLLTKGVPSLFSDLCSLYDHPRKPDIMEQLVVEMEHSIRTTGSYPGSDVKEPPSTLLWTLFFLAQHYDKRGQYDVALGKIDEAIAHTPTVIDLYSVKSRIMKHAGDLTAAAALADEARCMDLADRYINSECVKRMLQADQVTSAEKTAVLFTKEGDQLNSLHDMQCMWYDLASGDSYFRQGDLGRALKRFLAVEKHYSDISEDQFDFHSYCLRKMTLRSYVGMLKFEDRLHSFPYFHKAAIRAIRCYLKLHDTPKSTAEEDEMSKLAPAQKKKMKKQKKAEARAKKEAETKIEESTACGVSKSGKRNVKPVDPDPHGEKLIQVEDPMAEASKYLRLLQKHSPNSLETHLLSFEVNMRKEKFLLAFQAVKQLLKLDAENPDSHRSLVKFFLKTGSTSSPTTEAEKLRCSVLEAERPSISQLQNKSLVEANKEFLGRHEDSLVHRAAYAEMLCLLDPSKKTEAIKLIEDSTNKVVQQTNGALGVAREWKLKDCIAVHKLLETVFLDSEAASRWKSRCAEYFPFSTHFEGKRSSVMPDSVYNSSLKSNENGDTPNHPMGQTELNDGQLEAFKSLTVST from the exons ATGGGAGCTTCGCTTCCTCCTAAAGAGGCCAACCTCTTCAAGCTCATCGTC AAATCTTATGAGACGAAGCAGTACAAGAAGGGACTCAAGGCTGCTGATGCCATATTGAAAAAGTTTCCTTCTCATGGGG AGACTTTATCGATGAAAGGATTGACTCTAAACTGCATGGACCGTAAAACTGAAGCATATGAGCTTGTTCGCCTTGGAGTGAAG AATGACATCAAAAGCCATGTTTGCTGGCATGTGTATGGTCTCCTCTACCGGTCAGACAGAGAGTACAGAGAGGCCATCAAATGCTACCGAAACGCTCTTAGAATAGACCCTGATAATCTTGAAATACTCAGAGACCTCTCACTCTTGCAG GCACAAATGCGGGACTTATCTGGCTTTGTGGAGACCAGGCAGCAGCTTTTGACTTTAAAGCCTAATCATCGAATGAACTGGATTGGCTTTGCAGTCTCCCAGCATTTAAACGCAAA TGCTTCTAAAGCTGTTGAAATTTTGGAAGCATTTGAAGGCACCCTAGAGGATGATTATCCTCCTGAGAACGAGCTATGTGAACACACTGAAATGATTATGTACAAG gTTTCCTTGCTTGAGGAGTCCGGTGCTTTTGGAAAAGCTCTTGAGGAGTTGCACAAAAAAGAGCCTAAAATA GTTGATAAGTTGTCCTACAAAGAACAAGAGGCATATCTCTTGTGGAAGCTTGGTCGCCCAGCAGAAGCTAGTAAACTCTACAGGGTTCTGCTTTCCATGAACCCTGACAATTACAG ATATTATGAAGGCCTCCAAAAATGTCTTGGTTTGTATTCAGAAAGTGGACAATATTCGTCTGACCGGATTGAGAAGTTAAATGCCTTGTACCAGTCTCTAAGCGAGCAGTACACTCGGTCATCCGCTGTTAAG AGGATACCATTGGATTTTCTGCAAGATGAAAGGTTTAAGGAGGCTGTAGCAAAGTACATTAAACCTCTGTTGACAAAG GGTGTTCCTTCATTGTTTTCTGATCTCTGTTCTCTGTATGATCACCCTCGCAAG CCTGATATAATGGAGCAACTAGTTGTTGAGATGGAACATTCAATTAGGACTACTGGAAGTTACCCAGGAAG TGATGTGAAAGAGCCCCCGTCAACTCTATTGTGGACATTATTTTTCTTGGCTCAG CATTATGACAAGCGTGGTCAGTATGATGTTGCCCTTGGTAAAATTGACGAGGCCATTGCTCATACGCCGACAGTGATTGATCTGTACTCCGTTAAG AGCCGAATAATGAAGCATGCAGGAGACTTAACTGCCGCTGCCGCACTTGCCGATGAAGCAAGATGCATGGACCTAGCAGATCGCTATATTAACAGTGAATGCGTCAAGCGTATGCTGCAAGCAGATCAG GTGACCTCGGCTGAGAAAACTGCTGTTTTATTTACAAAAGAGGGGGATCAGCTCAACAGTCTTCATGACATGCAGTGCATGTG GTATGATCTTGCATCTGGAGATAGCTACTTCCGTCAGGGTGATCTTGGACGTGCCCTGAAGAGGTTTCTGGCTGTGGAGAAGCACTACTCTGACATTTCTGAAGATCAATTTGATTTCCACTCGTACTGCTTAAGAAAAATGACTTTGCGTTCGTATGTTGGCATGCTTAAGTTCGAAGACCGATTGCACTCATTCCCATATTTCCACAAAGCAGCCATCAGAGCTATCAG GTGCTACCTTAAATTGCACGATACTCCCAAATCAACtgctgaagaagatgaaatgtCAAAGTTGGCTCCTGctcagaagaagaaaatgaagaaacaaaaaaaggcAGAAGCCCGAGCAAAGAAA GAAGCTGAGACTAAGATTGAAGAATCAACTGCCTGTGGTGTCTCTAAGTCTGGCAAACGGAATGTGAAACCTGTAGACCCAGATCCTCATGGGGAAAAGTTAATTCAG GTGGAAGATCCAATGGCAGAGGCTTCAAAGTACTTGAGACTACTCCAGAAGCATTCACCTAACTCTTTGGAGACTCATCTACTTTCTTTTGAGGTTAACATGAGAAAAGAGAAGTTTCTGCTTGCATTCCAG GCGGTCAAGCAATTGCTTAAATTGGACGCGGAGAACCCTGATTCTCATCGTTCACTG GTTAAATTCTTTCTCAAGACAGGATCGACAAGTTCTCCAACAACTGAAGCTGAGAAACTTCGTTGTAGTGTCCTAGAGGCCGAGCGCCCATCAATTAG TCAATTGCAGAATAAGTCATTAGTGGAGGCAAACAAAGAGTTTCTTGGTAGACACGAAG ATTCTTTGGTGCATAGAGCTGCATACGCAGAAATGCTGTGCCTTTTAGATCCAAGCAAGAAAACTGAGGCTATCAAACTAATTGAAGACTCAACCAATAAAGTGGTTCAACAAAC AAATGGAGCTCTCGGAGTAGCAAGAGAGTGGAAACTCAAAGACTGTATAGCAGTTCATAAGCTCCTAGAGACAGTTTTCCTCGACTCAGAAGCTGCCTCGA GATGGAAATCACGCTGCGCCGAGTATTTTCCATTTTCGACTCACTTTGAAGGCAAGCGTAGCTCTGTGATGCCTGATTCAGTGTACAACTCGTCTCTCAAGAGTAATGAGAATGGCGACACACCAAACCATCCAATGGGTCAGACTGAATTGAACGATGGACAGCTCGAAGCATTCAAGAGCCTTACGGTCTCAACTTGA
- the LOC106398465 gene encoding E3 ubiquitin-protein ligase At1g63170 — protein MDVSSIARNTSQTDQDPLLMEERHHNHEHIVDITSNDDDDSSSSRSSLDELTPHHQLQERASSSNATQLPPPPSQQRADGGRASSTSTRRSPLNSGLWISVELVVTVAQIVAAIVVMVLAKDEHPEAPLFTWVVGYTSGCVAILPILYWRFRTYNRGTGGQDSSQRGSTSSSTLGNNNNPSESTPYTPVSADQVPPDEENTTIRNNQVGDSLRTRLNGLVDHFKMAIDCFFAVWFVVGNVWIFGGHSSPSDSPKLYRLCIAFLTFSCIGYAMPFILCAAICCCLPCLISVLGFRENFSQTRGATAEAINALPVYKFKLKSRNDLEFSEEGEGGFLLQGSEKKRLISGEDASCCICLARYGDDEEVRELPCLHVFHVDCVDKWLKINATCPLCKNEVGESSTSSSSS, from the exons ATGGACGTTTCTTCCATTGCTCGAAATACATCCCAAACTGATCAAGATCCTTTGTTGATGGAGGAACGCCACCATAACCACGAGCACATCGTTGACATCACTAGCAACGACGACGACGACTCTTCCTCGTCAAGATCTTCTCTCGATGAGCTTACTCCACATCATCAACTTCAAGAGAGGGCATCATCATCTAACGCTACACAACTCCCACCTCCTCCTTCTCAGCAAAGAGCAGATGGTGGCCGCGCTAGTAGTACTAGTACTAGGAGGAGTCCATTGAATTCTGGCCTTTGGATTTCTGTTGAGTTAGTTGTCACCGTTGCTCAGATTGTTGCTGCCATTGTTGTTATGGTTCTTGCTAAAGATGAACATCCCGAAGCCCCGTTGTTTACATGGGTTGTTGGTTATACCTCTGGCTGTGTTGCCATTCTCCCTATTCTCTATTGGCGTTTTCGCACTTATAACCGAGGCACAGGCGGCCAAGATTCTTCACAACGTGGTAGTACTTCTTCTTCTACACTGGGCAATAATAATAACCCTTCGGAGTCCACACCATATACACCCGTCTCTGCGGATCAAGTGCCACCAGACGAAGAAAACACCACCATTAGGAACAATCAAGTTGGGGATAGCTTAAGAACAAG ATTGAATGGGCTGGTGGACCATTTCAAGATGGCCATTGACTGTTTCTTTGCGGTGTGGTTTGTTGTGGGGAATGTATGGATCTTTGGAGGTCACTCCTCTCCTTCTGATTCTCCTAAACTCTACAG GTTATGTATAGCGTTCCTTACTTTCAGTTGCATTGGATACGCAATGCCTTTCATACTATGCGCAGCCATATGTTGTTGCTTGCCTTGCTTGATCTCTGTTCTCGGGTTTCGAGAAAACTTCTCACAAACAAGAGGAGCCACTGCTGAGGCCATCAACGCACTGCCTGTCTACAAGTTCAAATTAAAAAGCAGAAATGATCTGGAGTTTTCAGAGGAAGGTGAAGGTGGCTTTCTTCTACAAGGGTCTGAGAAGAAACGTCTTATATCAGGCGAAGATGCC AGCTGTTGCATCTGCTTGGCCAGATATGGAGACGACGAAGAAGTAAGAGAGCTGCCATGCTTGCATGTCTTTCATGTGGACTGTGTAGACAAATGGCTTAAAATCAATGCCACTTGCCCTCTCTGCAAAAATGAGGTCGGAGAAAGCAGCACTAGTTCTTCCTCTTCATAG
- the LOC125581658 gene encoding DNA-repair protein XRCC1-like has product MSQKRNLPSWITSRDPPQPESKKKPKDADEHNIRNAPESSSTTMDFSKLLEGVVFVLSGFVNPERSTLRSQALSMGATYQPDWNSDSTLLICAFPNTPKFRQVESNSGTIVSKDWIAECYMQKKLVDIEQYLLHAGKPWRKTSVPQDPTIREKKKQLSIKSEENQVETKPETRGTSSASSKNRQACNSVKEPFSVTEVKKWARDDLTETISWLESQEEKPAPGEIKRIAAEGVLTCLQDAIDSLEQKKDVGSVTELWSFVPRVVKELGKMESSSKTENSTASKDQLCKQAKSWKKIYEAELAQKGEEEEAKSRRTSGVASGYDSDETVEMTEEEIEHAYRNVSLE; this is encoded by the exons ATGTCCCAGAAGCGAAATCTTCCTTCTTGGATCACTTCAAGGGATCCTCCTCAGCCTGAGAGTAAGAAGAAGCCCAAGGATGCTGATGAGCACAACATTCGAAATGCTCCTGAGTCAAGTTCAACTACCATGGATTTCTCTAAACTTCTG GAAGGAGTTGTTTTTGTGTTGTCGGGCTTTGTTAACCCTGAGAGGAGTACACTAAGGTCCCAGGCCCTGTCAATGGGAGCTACTTATCAGCCTGACTGGAACTCTGACTCCACCTTGTTGATTTGTGCTTTTCCTAACACTCCTAAGTTCCGTCAAGTCGAATCTAACTCTGGAACCATTGTCTCTAAG GACTGGATAGCTGAGTGTTATATGCAGAAGAAGTTGGTGGATATTGAGCAATACCTTCTGCATGCTGGAAAACCATGGAGGAAGACCAGTGTTCCCCAAGATCCTACTATTCGAG AAAAGAAGAAACAGTTGTCTATAAAATCAGAGGAGAATCAAGTAGAGACAAAACCAGAAACAAGGGGAACGTCATCTGCTTCATCCAAG AATAGACAGGCTTGCAATAGTGTGAAAGAGCCATTTTCTGTTACCGAGGTGAAGAAATGGGCAAGGGATGACCTAACTGAAACCATCTCATGGCTAGAGAGTCAGGAGGAGAAA CCAGCACCAGGAGAGATCAAGAGAATAGCTGCAGAAGGAGTCTTAACCTGTCTACAAGACGCAATCGATTCTCTTGAGCAAAAAAAG GATGTTGGATCAGTTACGGAGCTGTGGAGCTTCGTCCCGCGCGTAGTGAAGGAGCTTGGAAAGATGGAGTCTTCTTCTAAAACAGAAAACTCCACAGCTTCAAAGGATCAACTCTGCAAACAAGCAAAGTCGTGGAAAAAGATTTACGAAGCTGAGCTAGCACAAaagggtgaagaagaagaagcaaaaagcAGAAGGACCTCTGGGGTTGCTTCTGGATACGACAGTGATGAAACCGTTGAAATGACCGAAGAAGAGATCGAGCATGCTTACCGGAACGTTTCTTTAGAGTGA
- the LOC125581655 gene encoding glycerol kinase-like, translating into MAGENGFIGSIDQGTTSTRFIIYDHDARAVASHQVEFTQFYPEAGWVEHDPMEILESVKVCIAKAIDKATADGHNVDGGLKAIGLTDQRETTVVWSKSTGLPLHKAIVWMDARTSSICRRLEKELSGGRSHFVESCGLPISTYFSAMKLLWLMENVDAVKDGIKKGDAIFGTIDTWLIWNMTGGSSGGLHVTDVTNASRTMLMNLKSLSWDEDTLKTLGIPAEILPKIVSNSEVIGEICKGWPIPGIKIAGCLGDQHAAMLGQACKKGEAKSTYGTGAFILLNTGDVPIKSGHGLLTTLSYKLGPQAKTNYALEGSIAIAGAAVQWLRDSLGIIKSASEIEDLAAMVESTGGVYFVPAFNGLFAPWWREDARGVCIGITRFTNKSHIARAVLESMCFQVKDVLDSMNKDAGEKGSLDNEKGEFLLRVDGGATANNLLMQIQADLMGTPVVRPVDIETTALGAAYAAGLAVGFWKEEDIFESGEKSKNSKVFRPAMEEATRKKKVESWCKAVERTFDLADLSL; encoded by the exons atggcaGGAGAAAATGGTTTTATTGGATCAATAGATCAAGGAACAACCAGCACCAGATTCATCATATACGATCACGATGCTCGTGCTGTTGCTTCTCATCAAGTCGAGTTCACTCAGTTCTATCCCGAAGCTGG ATGGGTGGAACACGATCCAATGGAGATACTAGAAAGTGTGAAAGTGTGTATTGCAAAGGCTATTGACAAAGCCACAGCCGATGGACACAACGTCGACGGTGGCTTGAAGGCCATTGGGCTTACGGATCAGAGAGAGACCACCGTCGTCTGGAGCAAATCCACTGGACTTCCTCTCCACAAGGCTATTGTCTGGATGGATGCTCGCACCAGTTCCATCTGCAG GAGACTAGAGAAGGAACTCTCAGGTGGAAGATCACATTTTGTTGAGTCTTGTGGCTTGCCTATAAGCACATACTTCTCCGCCATGAAGCTGCTTTGGCTGATGGAGAATGTGGATGCGGTCAAGGACGGTATCAAGAAAGGGGATGCCATCTTTGGCACCATCGACACTTGGTTGATATGGAACATGACTGGCGGTTCCAGTGGCGGGCTACATGTGACTGATGTCACCAATGCTTCTCGCACCATGCTCATGAACCTCAAGTCTTTGAGCTGGGACGAGGACACTCTTAAGACTCTTGGCATTCCTGCTGAAATCTTGCCAAAAATAGTAAGCAACTCAGAGGTCATTGGAGAAATCTGCAAAGGCTGGCCCATTCCTGGCATCAAGATCGCTGGATGTCTTGGCGACCAACACGCTGCAATGCTGGGACAAGCTTGTAAGAAAGGTGAGGCTAAGAGTACTTACGGAACAGGCGCTTTCATTCTTCTCAACACAGGAGACGTGCCCATCAAGTCAGGTCATGGACTTCTAACCACGCTATCTTACAAACTTGGGCCTCAAGCAAAGACAAACTATGCTCTCGAGGGTTCGATAGCTATAGCTGGAGCTGCTGTTCAGTGGCTAAGAGACAGCCTTGGCATAATCAAAAGTGCTAGTGAAATTGAAGACTTGGCGGCTATGGTAGAATCAACAGGAGGAGTTTACTTTGTGCCAGCATTTAACGGTTTGTTTGCTCCTTGGTGGAGAGAAGACGCTCGTGGTGTCTGCATAGGGATCACAAGGTTCACAAACAAGTCTCACATAGCAAGGGCTGTGTTGGAGAGCATGTGTTTCCAAGTGAAAGATGTGTTGGACTCTATGAACAAAGATGCTGGTGAAAAGGGCTCACTAGACAACGAGAAAGGAGAGTTCTTGCTTAGAGTTGATGGTGGTGCCACTGCCAACAACCTTCTCATGCAGATTCAG GCTGATTTGATGGGAACTCCGGTGGTGAGGCCAGTGGACATAGAGACAACAGCACTTGGAGCAGCCTATGCAGCTGGACTGGCTGTTGGATTCTGGAAGGAAGAAGACATATTCGAGTCAGGAGAGAAGTCTAAGAACTCAAAAGTATTCAGACCGGCTATGGAAGAAGCAACCAGGAAGAAGAAAGTGGAGTCATGGTGCAAAGCGGTGGAGAGAACATTCGATCTTGCCGATCTCTCTCTTTAA